One Podarcis muralis chromosome 1, rPodMur119.hap1.1, whole genome shotgun sequence genomic window carries:
- the TMEM258 gene encoding dolichyl-diphosphooligosaccharide--protein glycosyltransferase subunit TMEM258 — MGLLHQPPAFALPRQPPSLRGRFLPGAAAGRGRTRLPPSQPALSSATSPLPATQNARGAGIWGTFHCHLLPRSHARPKTRLRTRQSQSAPPFWRLLNPALRASKKAGRARRLLASGKRSPRAHRLFLVARFRGLNGPQFPAGRACVRPLSLLLLRPEGVGEEDDSRTSGGERAEPAPEEETCPSATCEEKPREAPDRAMELETMSRYTSPVNPAVFPHLTVVLLAIGMFFTAWFFVYEVTSTKYTRDIYKELLISLVASLFMGFGVLFLLLWVGIYV, encoded by the exons ATGGGGCTGCTGCATCAACCTCCCGCCTTCGCCCTTCCACGCCAGCCTCCCTCCCTGCGGGGCAGGTTTCTGCCCGGGGCCGCGGCAGGGCGAGGGCGAAcgcggctccctccctcccagccggCCCTTTCCTCCGCCACCTCTCCCCTCCCAGCCACGCAGAACGCGCGAGGGGCTGGTATTTGGGGTACCTTCCActgccacctgctccctcgcaGCCACGCGCGACCGAAGACCCGGCTGAGGACTCGGCAAAGCCAATCAGCGCCTCCCTTTTGGCGCCTTCTGAATCCCGCGCTCAGAGCATCAAAGAAGGCAGGGCGGGCGAGGCGCCTGCTGGCTTCTGGGAAACGTAGTCCACGCGCTCACCGGCTTTTCCTGGTGGCCCGCTTCAGAGGTCTGAAcggaccacaattcccagcagGCCGTGCATGCGTGAGGCCTCTATCCCTCCTCCTTCTTCGtccggagggggtgggggaagaagatgACAGTCGGACTTCCGGCGGGGAAAGGGCTGAGCCTGCGCCGGAAGAAGAGACGTGTCCTTCCGCCACCTGTGAGGAGAAGCCACGGGAAGCGCCGGACAGAGCCATG GAGCTGGAGACAATGAGCAGATACACCAGTCCGGTGAACCCGGCTGTGTTTCCACACCTCACAGTGGTCCTGCTGGCCATCGGCATGTTCTTCACCGCCTGGTTCTTTGT ATATGAAGTGACCTCGACCAAGTACACCCGGGACATTTACAAGGAACTGCTCATCTCTCTGGTTGCTTCACTCTTTATGGGCTTTGGAGTACTCTTCTTACTGCTATGGGTTGGAATCTATGTGTAA